A window of the Desulfotignum phosphitoxidans DSM 13687 genome harbors these coding sequences:
- a CDS encoding response regulator, with amino-acid sequence MFKTTSKIMLVDDEKDFVEMLSLRLKENEENVIAAYNGQECLDTLEKIQVDVIILDVKMPGMDGIETLKQIKKRHPLVEVILLTGHGTIQSAVEGMKLGAFDFLLKPADFKELTEKLTKAKERRKEQMERIQKAEAAILLRQSKI; translated from the coding sequence GTGTTTAAAACAACAAGTAAAATCATGCTGGTTGATGATGAAAAAGATTTTGTTGAAATGTTGAGTTTACGTCTCAAGGAAAACGAGGAAAACGTCATCGCCGCTTATAACGGTCAGGAATGTCTGGACACCCTGGAAAAAATCCAGGTGGATGTCATCATTCTGGATGTCAAAATGCCGGGCATGGACGGCATTGAAACCCTGAAACAAATCAAGAAACGCCATCCGCTGGTGGAAGTGATCCTGCTCACCGGACACGGTACCATTCAGTCGGCAGTTGAAGGCATGAAGCTGGGCGCGTTTGATTTTCTGCTCAAACCGGCGGATTTCAAGGAATTGACGGAAAAACTCACCAAGGCAAAAGAACGCAGAAAAGAACAGATGGAACGGATTCAGAAGGCCGAGGCAGCCATACTGCTGCGTCAGAGCAAAATATGA
- a CDS encoding response regulator — MTEEHTESKNRPDTHPMDKIRVLLVDDETAYADVLANRLGKRGFDVTKAYTSPEALLVLRTQPFDVAVLDLKMPDMDGIEVLKIAKQVDPTLQVIMLTGHGSAAACDQGLALGAFDYLMKPCELDTLVDKIREAFQEKPGSEK, encoded by the coding sequence ATGACAGAAGAACACACAGAATCCAAAAACAGACCAGACACCCATCCCATGGACAAAATCCGGGTCCTGCTGGTGGATGATGAAACCGCTTACGCAGATGTTCTTGCCAACCGGCTCGGCAAACGGGGGTTTGACGTTACAAAGGCGTACACCAGCCCGGAGGCGTTGCTGGTGTTACGCACCCAGCCATTTGATGTGGCGGTTCTGGACCTTAAAATGCCGGATATGGACGGCATCGAGGTGCTGAAAATCGCCAAACAGGTGGATCCCACCCTCCAGGTGATCATGCTCACGGGACACGGCTCAGCCGCCGCCTGTGACCAGGGTCTTGCACTGGGGGCATTTGACTATCTCATGAAGCCTTGTGAACTCGATACGCTGGTTGATAAAATCCGGGAAGCGTTTCAGGAGAAACCAGGATCTGAAAAATAA
- a CDS encoding response regulator: MAIANILLVDDEVPFVDTMIKRLTKRNMDVLPAYGGEEALKKLAENKRVEVVILDVKMPGMDGLETLKEIKKAFPLVEVIMLTGHATVESAIDGMKLGAFDYLMKPSDIDVLVEKVTDAAAAKRRHEEKIIEAQMRKITTRGR; the protein is encoded by the coding sequence ATGGCCATTGCAAACATTTTACTTGTGGATGATGAAGTCCCGTTCGTTGACACCATGATCAAACGCCTGACCAAACGGAACATGGATGTTCTGCCAGCATACGGCGGTGAGGAAGCGTTGAAAAAACTGGCGGAAAACAAACGGGTGGAAGTGGTGATTCTGGATGTCAAGATGCCGGGTATGGACGGACTTGAGACCCTCAAGGAGATCAAAAAAGCATTTCCATTGGTGGAAGTGATCATGCTCACGGGGCATGCAACGGTTGAATCCGCCATCGATGGGATGAAACTGGGGGCGTTTGATTACCTGATGAAACCCAGTGACATTGATGTTTTAGTGGAGAAAGTAACGGACGCGGCCGCAGCAAAACGCCGGCATGAAGAAAAAATCATTGAAGCACAAATGCGGAAAATTACCACCCGGGGTCGCTGA
- a CDS encoding sensor histidine kinase — protein sequence MVDQPDVTEDIHILLVDDENDFRQIIAKRLKRRGIEVREADRGEKALQMLEDAPVDVVIMDVKMPGMDGIECLKRIKEKYDLLEVIMLTGHADIHGGVEGIKSGAFDYLSKPIELEHLVRKIKQAFHKIQRILAEKEARAFKEQVQQQMVVAERLVALGTMASGVAHEINNPLAVIQDSAGWLQQILEKPDMQGIPRRDDFNKGLERINKAVKRAGKITQQLLQAVKTQTTEMADPSTFVEVDLKKLSEEAITLVEPEAALKNIVIHLETKEPRLSAWTDSLQLLQVLLNLLSNSIQATEEGGRIIVRLNAAMEEAKIIVKDTGCGISKENISRIFEPFFTTKEADQGTGMGLYVSWGIITGLGGLISVESEVNKGTTFTITLPVKK from the coding sequence ATGGTGGATCAACCCGACGTGACCGAAGATATCCACATTCTGCTGGTGGATGATGAGAATGACTTTCGGCAGATTATTGCCAAACGCCTGAAACGGCGGGGCATCGAAGTCCGGGAAGCAGACCGGGGGGAAAAAGCGCTCCAAATGCTGGAAGACGCACCCGTGGATGTCGTTATCATGGATGTCAAAATGCCGGGCATGGACGGCATTGAATGTCTCAAACGGATCAAGGAAAAATACGACCTGCTTGAGGTGATCATGCTGACCGGCCATGCAGACATCCACGGCGGCGTGGAAGGAATCAAATCAGGTGCCTTTGATTATCTGAGCAAACCCATTGAGCTGGAGCATCTGGTTCGTAAAATCAAGCAGGCCTTTCACAAAATTCAGCGGATCCTGGCTGAAAAAGAGGCCCGGGCGTTCAAGGAACAGGTCCAGCAGCAGATGGTGGTGGCGGAACGGCTGGTGGCTTTAGGCACCATGGCCAGCGGCGTGGCCCATGAAATCAACAACCCTTTGGCCGTGATCCAGGACTCGGCCGGATGGCTTCAGCAGATTCTGGAAAAACCGGACATGCAGGGCATACCCCGCAGGGATGATTTCAATAAAGGGCTGGAACGTATCAACAAAGCCGTCAAACGGGCGGGAAAGATCACCCAGCAGCTGCTCCAGGCCGTTAAAACCCAGACAACGGAAATGGCGGATCCTTCCACCTTTGTGGAGGTGGACCTCAAAAAACTGTCTGAAGAAGCCATCACCCTGGTTGAACCCGAGGCAGCCCTCAAAAACATTGTTATCCACCTGGAAACCAAAGAACCCCGTCTATCTGCCTGGACCGATTCTTTACAGCTGCTTCAGGTGCTGCTCAATCTGCTGTCCAATTCCATCCAGGCCACGGAAGAAGGCGGGCGGATAATTGTCCGCCTGAACGCTGCTATGGAAGAAGCAAAAATCATTGTCAAGGACACGGGTTGCGGCATTTCAAAGGAAAATATTTCCCGGATTTTCGAACCTTTTTTCACCACCAAAGAGGCGGATCAGGGCACAGGTATGGGCCTGTATGTTTCCTGGGGGATTATCACCGGTCTGGGGGGATTGATTTCCGTGGAAAGCGAAGTCAACAAAGGCACCACATTCACCATTACTTTACCCGTTAAAAAATAA
- a CDS encoding sensor histidine kinase — translation MAENQNKKTHGPAYYSDFRIKIALRIVIVSLAPLLLVAGIILYQFQGYANQMVHAHLDQLVLKHRQKIDDFLKQKLSDISYLSKGYEFSRLKEKPFLQQRLRALQVDYSYVFVDLGVIDDQGRQVSYAGPFDLDQADYSDSEWFQKARVRDTYISDVFLGMRGQPHFIVAVKREWQGRMWLVRATIDFMAFNTLVEDFTMGKTGTAFILNRQGEFQTRAPKGTLKLTLQQYKNLFKMGEDARGNKTGDRIIAPSVLGQNDLFQIAREYEPKIDRYTSSPPHKYTTFTVEKKGEDGTRCLVVAAFLKNDDWLLIFQQEKKDAFAKLNETQLIAVFITFAGAVLIIFMAFFISGQLVKRIARLDSEKEVMNQQIVETGKLASIGELAAGIAHEINNPVAIMVEEAGWIQDLLSEGIDKGDNFEEFKRALNQIQTQGHRCKGITHKLLSFARKTDSRVETLQINEFVTEVVDLLSQKFKYANINVDVQLHPELPTIQASATEIQQVLMNILQNAVYAMEKTGGKIIIMTGMDDQHLSVSIKDTGPGIPSDNLARIFDPFFTTRPVGKGTGLGLSICYGIINKMGGRIDVESKVDEGTIFTIVLPLDNPAPKVKENI, via the coding sequence GTGGCTGAAAACCAGAATAAAAAAACGCATGGACCTGCCTATTATTCAGATTTCAGGATCAAGATTGCCCTGCGTATCGTGATCGTTTCTTTGGCCCCGCTGCTGCTGGTAGCCGGTATTATCCTTTATCAGTTTCAAGGTTATGCCAACCAGATGGTGCATGCCCATCTGGATCAACTGGTACTCAAGCACCGGCAGAAAATTGATGATTTTCTCAAGCAGAAACTCAGTGATATCAGTTATCTGTCCAAAGGGTATGAATTTTCCCGGCTCAAGGAAAAGCCGTTCCTCCAACAGCGGCTGCGGGCCCTTCAGGTGGATTACAGCTATGTGTTTGTGGATCTGGGCGTCATTGATGACCAGGGTCGTCAAGTGTCTTATGCCGGTCCGTTTGATCTGGATCAGGCGGATTACAGTGATTCGGAATGGTTTCAAAAAGCCCGGGTCAGGGATACCTATATCAGCGATGTGTTCCTGGGCATGCGGGGACAACCTCATTTCATTGTGGCGGTCAAACGGGAATGGCAGGGCCGGATGTGGCTGGTTCGGGCCACCATCGATTTCATGGCTTTCAATACCCTGGTGGAAGATTTCACCATGGGTAAAACCGGCACGGCGTTTATCCTGAACCGCCAGGGTGAGTTTCAGACCCGGGCGCCCAAAGGCACACTCAAGCTGACCCTGCAACAGTATAAAAATTTGTTTAAAATGGGAGAAGATGCCCGGGGAAATAAAACCGGAGACCGTATTATCGCTCCGTCCGTATTGGGCCAGAACGATCTGTTTCAGATCGCCCGGGAATATGAACCCAAAATCGACCGGTATACGTCCAGCCCCCCCCATAAATACACCACGTTCACTGTTGAAAAAAAAGGAGAAGACGGCACCCGGTGTCTGGTGGTCGCTGCGTTTCTCAAAAATGACGACTGGCTTTTGATTTTTCAGCAGGAGAAAAAAGATGCCTTTGCCAAGCTCAACGAAACCCAGCTCATCGCTGTATTTATTACGTTTGCCGGCGCCGTGCTCATTATTTTTATGGCATTTTTCATTTCCGGACAGCTGGTGAAGCGCATTGCACGGCTGGACTCTGAAAAAGAGGTGATGAACCAGCAGATCGTGGAAACGGGCAAGTTGGCCTCCATCGGGGAACTGGCTGCCGGTATTGCCCATGAAATCAACAATCCCGTGGCCATTATGGTGGAAGAAGCCGGCTGGATCCAGGACCTGCTCAGTGAGGGGATTGACAAAGGGGACAATTTCGAGGAATTCAAACGGGCCTTAAATCAGATTCAAACCCAGGGGCATCGGTGCAAAGGCATCACCCATAAACTGCTCAGCTTTGCCAGAAAAACCGATTCCCGGGTGGAAACCCTTCAGATCAACGAGTTTGTGACGGAAGTAGTGGATCTGTTGTCCCAGAAATTCAAATATGCCAATATCAATGTGGATGTTCAGCTGCATCCGGAACTGCCGACTATTCAGGCGTCTGCCACGGAAATTCAGCAGGTGCTCATGAACATATTGCAAAACGCCGTATATGCCATGGAAAAAACCGGAGGCAAAATTATCATCATGACCGGGATGGATGACCAGCATCTTTCAGTGTCAATCAAAGATACCGGCCCCGGGATTCCTTCGGATAATCTGGCAAGAATATTTGATCCGTTTTTCACCACCCGGCCGGTGGGGAAGGGGACCGGTCTGGGCCTTTCCATCTGCTATGGGATCATCAACAAAATGGGGGGGCGGATCGATGTGGAAAGCAAAGTGGATGAGGGAACAATTTTTACTATCGTGCTGCCGTTGGACAACCCAGCACCCAAAGTTAAGGAGAATATATAA
- a CDS encoding glycogen-binding domain-containing protein yields the protein MSEKQQKKRRKKVVLSLHAPQADTVLLAGDFNQWHPEKHVLKKGKNGAWETRLMLSPDTYEYKFVVDGKWQTDPVNPRTCQNCFGTANNLLTVAE from the coding sequence ATGAGTGAGAAACAACAAAAAAAACGTCGAAAAAAAGTAGTACTCTCATTGCATGCGCCCCAGGCTGACACCGTGTTGCTGGCCGGCGACTTCAACCAGTGGCATCCTGAGAAGCATGTGTTGAAAAAAGGCAAAAACGGGGCCTGGGAAACCAGATTGATGCTTTCTCCCGATACCTATGAATATAAATTTGTGGTGGATGGCAAATGGCAGACAGACCCGGTCAATCCCCGGACCTGCCAGAACTGTTTCGGTACCGCCAACAACCTGTTGACCGTTGCAGAATAA